From Streptomyces sp. NBC_00683, one genomic window encodes:
- a CDS encoding cystathionine gamma-synthase, protein MSDQHSFETLAIHAGNTADPLTGAVVPPIYQVSTYKQDGVGGLRGGYEYSRSANPTRTALEENLAALEGGRRGLAFASGLAAEDCLLRTLLTPGDHVIIPNDAYGGTFRLFAKVASRWGVEFSVADTSDVSAVRAAITARTKAIWVETPSNPLLGITDIAAVAGVARQAGVRLVVDNTFASPYLQQPLALGADVVVHSTTKYMGGHSDVVGGALVVSDPELAEELAYHQNAMGAVAGPFDAWLVLRGIKTLAVRMDRHDENATKVADLLTRHPKVTKVLYPGLPEHPGHEIAAKQMKAFGGMVSFRVAGGEEAAVEVCNRAKLFTLGESLGGVESLLEHPGRMTHASAAGSPLEVPGDLVRLSVGIENADDLLADLTQALGQ, encoded by the coding sequence ATGAGCGACCAGCACAGCTTCGAGACCCTTGCGATCCACGCCGGCAACACGGCGGATCCCCTCACCGGCGCCGTGGTCCCGCCGATCTACCAGGTGTCCACGTACAAGCAGGACGGCGTCGGCGGGCTGCGTGGCGGCTACGAGTACAGCCGCAGCGCCAACCCCACCCGTACCGCCCTGGAGGAGAACCTGGCGGCCCTGGAGGGCGGCAGGCGCGGCCTCGCCTTCGCGTCCGGCCTCGCCGCGGAGGACTGCCTCCTGCGCACGCTGCTCACGCCCGGCGACCACGTGATCATCCCGAACGACGCCTACGGCGGCACGTTCCGGCTGTTCGCGAAGGTGGCCTCGCGCTGGGGCGTGGAGTTCTCGGTCGCCGACACCTCCGACGTGTCGGCGGTACGGGCGGCGATCACCGCCCGCACCAAGGCCATCTGGGTGGAGACACCGTCCAACCCGCTGCTCGGCATCACGGACATCGCGGCCGTCGCCGGTGTGGCCCGGCAGGCGGGCGTGCGGCTGGTCGTCGACAACACCTTCGCCAGCCCCTACCTCCAGCAGCCGCTCGCGCTCGGCGCGGACGTCGTCGTGCACTCGACCACCAAGTACATGGGCGGGCACTCGGACGTCGTCGGCGGTGCACTCGTCGTCAGCGACCCCGAGCTGGCCGAGGAGCTCGCGTACCACCAGAACGCGATGGGCGCCGTCGCCGGGCCGTTCGACGCGTGGCTGGTGCTGCGCGGCATCAAGACCCTCGCGGTCCGTATGGACCGCCACGACGAGAACGCGACCAAGGTCGCCGACCTGCTGACCCGCCACCCCAAGGTGACCAAGGTCCTGTACCCGGGGCTGCCGGAGCACCCGGGGCACGAGATCGCCGCAAAGCAGATGAAGGCGTTCGGCGGGATGGTGTCCTTCCGCGTCGCGGGCGGCGAGGAAGCGGCGGTCGAGGTCTGCAACCGCGCGAAGCTGTTCACGCTCGGTGAGTCGCTCGGCGGTGTCGAGTCGCTGCTGGAGCACCCGGGCCGCATGACGCACGCGTCGGCCGCCGGCTCCCCGCTGGAGGTGCCCGGCGACCTGGTGCGCCTGTCCGTCGGCATCGAGAACGCCGACGACCTGCTGGCCGACCTCACGCAGGCGCTCGGCCAGTAG
- the greA gene encoding transcription elongation factor GreA: MTQTSDNVTWLTQEAYNQLKAELARLTGPARAEIAVKIAAAREEGDLKENGGYHAAKEEQGKMELRVRQLTQLLEHAKVGEAPADDGVVEPGMVVTIAFDGDPDDTVTFLLASREYASADIETYSPQSPLGTGVNGKRIGDDADYELPNGKTASVKIIAAKPYTG; encoded by the coding sequence ATGACCCAGACCAGCGATAACGTCACCTGGCTCACGCAGGAGGCGTACAACCAGCTGAAGGCTGAGCTGGCGCGCCTCACTGGTCCCGCGCGCGCGGAGATCGCCGTCAAGATCGCGGCAGCACGTGAGGAGGGTGACCTCAAGGAGAACGGCGGGTACCACGCCGCCAAGGAGGAGCAGGGCAAGATGGAGCTCCGGGTGCGCCAGCTCACCCAGCTCCTGGAGCACGCGAAGGTCGGCGAGGCGCCTGCCGACGACGGAGTGGTCGAGCCCGGCATGGTCGTGACGATCGCCTTCGACGGCGACCCCGACGACACCGTCACCTTCCTGCTCGCCTCGCGCGAGTACGCGAGCGCGGACATCGAGACGTACTCCCCCCAGTCGCCGCTCGGCACCGGGGTGAACGGCAAGAGGATCGGCGACGACGCGGACTACGAGCTGCCGAACGGCAAGACGGCCTCGGTGAAGATCATCGCGGCCAAGCCGTACACGGGCTGA
- a CDS encoding DUF4307 domain-containing protein, translating into MAAVREALPEGRYGRSEDQRADRKLKIVGTVLGVAFLGMIGWFGYDYVAGQDISAELIKSDIVSDDRAQAHLEVRKDRDTDGYCTVRALSQDGGEVARKDFRFDERSERIDEVVSLRTTSRATAVELLACTAGG; encoded by the coding sequence ATGGCGGCGGTGCGCGAGGCCTTGCCCGAAGGGCGCTACGGCCGGTCCGAGGATCAGCGTGCGGACCGCAAGCTCAAGATCGTCGGCACTGTGCTCGGTGTGGCCTTCCTCGGCATGATCGGCTGGTTCGGCTACGACTACGTCGCGGGCCAGGACATCAGCGCGGAGCTCATCAAGTCCGACATCGTCTCGGACGACCGGGCCCAGGCGCACCTGGAGGTGCGCAAGGACCGGGACACCGACGGGTACTGCACGGTCCGCGCGCTGAGCCAGGACGGCGGCGAGGTGGCCCGCAAGGACTTCCGTTTCGACGAGCGCTCCGAGCGGATCGACGAGGTCGTCTCGCTGCGGACGACGTCCAGGGCGACCGCGGTGGAACTGCTGGCGTGTACCGCCGGCGGCTGA
- a CDS encoding DUF1059 domain-containing protein, which produces MTRKIADCRKYPSVSNCSLAITGEEDEVVRAAAEHAVSVHEHTDSPELREQIRASLEDEKVAV; this is translated from the coding sequence ATGACACGGAAGATCGCCGACTGCCGTAAGTACCCGAGCGTGTCGAACTGCTCACTCGCCATCACCGGCGAGGAGGACGAAGTCGTACGGGCAGCCGCCGAACACGCCGTCTCGGTCCACGAGCACACGGACAGCCCCGAGCTGCGCGAGCAGATCCGGGCCTCGCTGGAGGACGAGAAGGTAGCTGTCTGA
- a CDS encoding ABC transporter permease gives MTATTETPELAPVSQRGGISQSVADSLVVARRNLIRMARIPEMVIFGLIQPIMFVVLFTYVFGGSIKVGSTISSTDYKEFLMAGIFAQTVTFATAGAGAGIADDMHKGLIDRFRSLPMARGAVLTGRTLADLVQTALTLVVLAGVALLIGWRTHENLGKVLLGFLLLLLLGYAFSWIGALIGLVVRTPEAATSGGLIWLFPLTFISNAFVDANQMPTVLRHIAEWNPFSATVQACRELFGNLPPGFVTPEAWPMQNPILASVLWSVLIVVVFRTLAVRKYRSATA, from the coding sequence GTGACTGCCACCACGGAAACCCCCGAACTCGCGCCGGTCAGTCAGCGCGGCGGCATCAGCCAGTCGGTCGCCGACTCCCTCGTCGTCGCCAGACGCAACCTCATCCGCATGGCCCGCATCCCGGAGATGGTCATCTTCGGGCTGATCCAGCCGATCATGTTCGTGGTGCTGTTCACCTACGTGTTCGGCGGCTCCATCAAGGTCGGCAGCACCATCTCGTCGACGGACTACAAAGAGTTCCTGATGGCGGGGATCTTCGCCCAGACCGTCACCTTCGCCACGGCCGGGGCCGGCGCGGGTATCGCGGACGACATGCACAAGGGGCTGATCGACCGCTTCAGGTCGCTGCCGATGGCCCGGGGAGCAGTCCTCACCGGACGTACCCTCGCCGACCTCGTGCAGACCGCGCTCACCCTCGTCGTGCTCGCCGGTGTCGCCCTGCTCATCGGCTGGCGGACCCACGAGAACCTCGGCAAGGTGCTGCTCGGCTTCCTGCTGCTGCTCCTGCTCGGGTACGCGTTCTCCTGGATCGGCGCGCTGATCGGCCTCGTCGTACGGACACCGGAGGCCGCCACGTCGGGCGGACTGATCTGGCTCTTCCCGCTGACGTTCATCTCGAACGCCTTCGTGGACGCCAACCAGATGCCGACCGTCCTGCGCCACATCGCGGAATGGAACCCCTTCAGCGCCACGGTGCAGGCCTGCCGCGAGCTGTTCGGCAACCTGCCGCCGGGCTTCGTCACCCCGGAGGCCTGGCCGATGCAGAACCCGATCCTCGCCTCGGTGCTCTGGTCGGTCCTGATCGTCGTGGTCTTCCGCACCCTGGCGGTCCGCAAGTACCGCTCGGCCACCGCCTGA
- a CDS encoding MarR family winged helix-turn-helix transcriptional regulator: MPPQDMTTAASPSGGAAPGHPGTDPLLDALQHQVAVFARRAEQTRLGGVGQVRNSMDRAAYLLLNRLDREGPMGVKALAAGMGIDSSTVTRQVAPLVDTGLVKRTSHPEDGRAVVLQLSPRGQARLDEVRASRRELMSQVTDGWSEEERDTFCALLTRFNASLAARQAAHQPVQDN, encoded by the coding sequence ATGCCCCCTCAGGACATGACGACTGCTGCGTCTCCTTCCGGGGGCGCCGCCCCCGGACACCCGGGTACCGACCCCCTCCTCGATGCTCTCCAGCACCAGGTGGCCGTCTTCGCCCGCCGTGCCGAACAGACCCGCCTCGGCGGTGTCGGCCAGGTCCGCAATTCCATGGACCGCGCCGCCTATCTGCTCCTCAACCGGCTCGACCGGGAAGGCCCGATGGGCGTCAAGGCGCTGGCCGCGGGCATGGGGATCGACTCCTCGACCGTGACCCGGCAGGTCGCACCGCTCGTCGACACCGGCCTGGTCAAGCGCACCTCGCACCCGGAGGACGGCCGGGCGGTCGTGCTGCAGCTGTCACCGCGCGGCCAGGCGCGCCTCGACGAGGTCCGGGCCTCGCGGCGCGAGCTGATGTCCCAGGTGACCGACGGCTGGAGCGAGGAGGAACGCGACACCTTCTGCGCCCTTCTCACCCGGTTCAACGCCTCACTGGCGGCGCGGCAAGCCGCACACCAGCCGGTACAGGACAACTGA
- a CDS encoding ATP-binding cassette domain-containing protein produces MPGAIYAEGLVKTFGEVRALDGVDLDVPEGTVLGLLGPNGAGKTTAVRVLTTLLQPDSGKAVVAGIDVLKNPNEVRHSIGLSGQFAAVDEYLTGRENLQMVGQLYQLSSRDAKKRAGQLLEKFNLADAADRTAKTYSGGMRRRLDLAAALVVSPPVMFMDEPTTGLDPRNRQQLWEVIQELVAGGTTLLLTTQYLEEADHLAHDICVIDHGKVIARGTSDQLKARTGGERVEVIVHERDRIEAARSVLATYGKGEIAFAEHTRKLTVPVSGGAKLLAEVIRDLDANGVEIDDIGLRRPTLDDVFISLTGHAAELEKNEESGPTPAAKSGKEAGQ; encoded by the coding sequence ATGCCAGGCGCCATTTACGCCGAAGGCCTGGTGAAGACCTTTGGCGAAGTACGAGCACTGGACGGCGTCGACCTCGACGTACCGGAGGGCACCGTCCTGGGACTTCTGGGTCCCAACGGCGCCGGCAAGACCACCGCCGTACGCGTTCTGACCACTCTGCTCCAGCCCGACAGCGGCAAGGCTGTCGTGGCGGGCATCGACGTGCTGAAGAATCCCAACGAGGTACGCCACTCGATCGGGCTGTCCGGCCAGTTCGCCGCGGTCGACGAGTACCTCACCGGCCGCGAGAACCTGCAGATGGTCGGGCAGCTCTACCAGCTGAGCTCACGTGACGCGAAGAAGCGGGCGGGGCAGCTCCTGGAGAAGTTCAACCTCGCCGACGCGGCCGACCGCACCGCGAAGACGTACTCCGGAGGCATGCGCCGCCGTCTCGACCTGGCGGCCGCGCTCGTCGTCTCCCCGCCCGTGATGTTCATGGACGAGCCCACCACCGGCCTCGACCCGCGCAACCGGCAGCAGCTCTGGGAGGTCATCCAGGAGCTCGTCGCAGGCGGTACGACGCTGCTGCTGACCACGCAGTACCTGGAGGAGGCCGATCACCTCGCCCACGACATCTGCGTCATCGACCACGGCAAGGTCATCGCCCGCGGAACCTCCGACCAGCTGAAGGCCCGCACCGGCGGGGAGCGCGTCGAGGTCATCGTGCACGAGCGGGACCGGATCGAGGCCGCCCGCTCGGTGCTCGCCACGTACGGCAAGGGCGAGATCGCCTTCGCCGAACACACCCGCAAGCTGACCGTCCCGGTCAGCGGCGGAGCCAAACTGCTCGCCGAAGTCATCCGCGACCTCGACGCCAACGGTGTGGAGATCGACGACATCGGCCTGCGCCGCCCCACTCTCGACGACGTCTTCATCTCGCTCACCGGCCACGCCGCCGAGCTGGAGAAGAACGAGGAGAGCGGACCGACACCCGCCGCGAAGAGCGGCAAGGAGGCCGGGCAGTGA
- the ilvA gene encoding threonine ammonia-lyase translates to MTYRTPGPFPPLILDDIRGAQKMLSGVARTTGMEGSRHLTALVGAPVHFKCENLQRTGSFKLRGAYVRIAGLSPVERAAGVVAASAGNHAQGVALASSLLGVRSTVFMPLGAPLPKVAATREYGAEVHLHGHVVDETLAAAEEYAERTGAVFIHPFDHPDIIAGQGTVGLEILEQCPEVRTIVVGIGGGGLAAGVAVAVKALRPDVRIVGVQAAGAASYPPSLAAGHPVALDSVQTMADGIKVGRPGDIPFGLVQELVDEVRTVSEDELSSALLLCLERAKMVVEPAGASPVAALLSDPKAFRGPVVAVLSGGNVDPLLMQRILTHGMAAAGRYLSLRLRLTDRPGALAALLATLSVADANVLDVSHVRTDPRLGLTEAEVELHLETKGREHCEEVAAALREAGYLVMG, encoded by the coding sequence ATGACCTACCGGACGCCAGGCCCCTTTCCTCCGCTGATCCTCGACGACATCCGTGGGGCGCAGAAGATGCTGTCCGGGGTGGCCAGAACCACCGGGATGGAGGGCAGCCGCCATCTGACGGCACTGGTCGGCGCGCCGGTCCACTTCAAGTGCGAGAACCTGCAGCGCACCGGCTCGTTCAAACTGCGCGGCGCGTACGTACGGATCGCGGGCCTCAGCCCGGTGGAACGGGCCGCCGGAGTCGTGGCCGCAAGTGCCGGAAACCATGCGCAGGGTGTCGCACTGGCCTCCTCGCTGCTCGGCGTACGGTCGACGGTCTTCATGCCGCTCGGCGCCCCCCTGCCGAAGGTGGCGGCAACACGCGAGTACGGGGCGGAGGTTCACCTCCACGGACACGTCGTCGACGAGACGCTCGCCGCCGCCGAGGAGTACGCGGAACGGACCGGGGCCGTCTTCATCCACCCCTTCGACCACCCGGACATCATCGCGGGCCAGGGCACCGTGGGCCTGGAGATCCTCGAACAGTGCCCGGAGGTCCGCACGATCGTCGTCGGCATCGGCGGCGGCGGTCTCGCCGCGGGCGTCGCCGTCGCCGTGAAGGCGCTGCGCCCCGACGTCAGGATCGTGGGCGTGCAGGCCGCGGGCGCTGCCAGTTACCCGCCGTCGCTGGCGGCCGGGCACCCCGTGGCGCTCGACTCGGTGCAGACCATGGCCGACGGCATCAAGGTGGGCCGTCCCGGTGACATTCCGTTCGGGCTCGTCCAGGAACTGGTCGACGAAGTCCGTACGGTCTCCGAGGACGAGCTGTCCAGTGCCCTGCTGCTCTGCCTGGAACGGGCCAAGATGGTCGTCGAGCCCGCCGGGGCGAGCCCGGTGGCTGCGCTGCTGAGCGACCCGAAGGCGTTCCGCGGGCCGGTGGTCGCCGTACTGTCCGGCGGCAACGTCGACCCCCTGCTGATGCAGCGCATCCTGACGCACGGCATGGCGGCGGCAGGCCGCTACCTCAGCCTGCGGCTGCGGCTGACGGACCGGCCGGGGGCGCTGGCCGCGTTGCTCGCCACGCTTTCCGTGGCCGACGCCAACGTGCTCGACGTCAGTCACGTGCGGACCGATCCGAGGCTGGGGCTCACCGAGGCGGAAGTGGAACTGCACCTGGAGACGAAGGGCCGGGAACACTGCGAGGAGGTCGCGGCCGCACTGCGGGAGGCCGGCTACCTCGTGATGGGCTGA